ATGAGGCTGAGGTTTTAAAACTAAAATCACCCCAATAAACCCTAAAATCAATCCCCACCAAGTAATGGCTTTGACTTTTTTTTGAAACCAAACCCAAATAATCAAAGGAATAAAAAGGGGTCTTGTATAACTCAAAACAAGCGCATCTGTCACAGTAAGATGTTTCAATGCATAAAATAGACAATACATCGCACTTAAAGAGACAAATGTACGAAGCAAATATAAAGGAAAGACCTTTGTTTTAAGCGTATGACCTTGTGCGCGCTCTAATAAAAGCAAAGGCATCAAAGTAAGCAGGCTAAAAAATTGGCGGAAAAACACCACAACTTCTGAAGAAAACTCACGTGTTGTCATTTTAATCATGATGCCAAGAATGGCAAAAAACAGTCCTCCAAACAAGGCAAAAATAGCAGCTTTAACAATATTATGATGTGTCGCCATACAGTCTATTCATAACAGAAATTTACAAGAAAATCAAGAACGAAATTTGGAACGGATCAAAAGCGCATTTAATACGACGCAAATAGAAGAAAACGCCATTGCAATGGAGGCAACGACAGGATTGAGAAGAAATGGATAAAAAACACCCGCAGCAAGGGGAATGCCTGCAGTATTGTAAAAAAATGCCCAAAAAAGATTTTGCTTGATCTTGGTATTCGTTACTTTAGATAATCTGATTGCAAGATCCACATCTTTTAGTTGGTTTTTTATCAAGATGATATCTCCTGTAGAAAGTGCAATATCATTCCCACTACCAATGGCAATTCCAACATCACTTGTTGCAAGAGCAGGCGCATCATTAATTCCATCCCCCACCATTGCAACCACTCTACCCCCTTTTTTCAAATCTTCGATCACTTTTGCTTTATCTTGAGGCAACACATCTGAAATCACATGTTGAATATTAAGCTCATCTGCTATTTTCTGAGCTGTTTTTTTCTTGTCCCCTGTCAACATCACCACATCAATCTTTTGCTTTTTTAACAGCTCTACCACTTCTTTTGCTTCTTCTCTAACTGTATCCTCTAACACAAACGCACACACAAGTGTGCCATCGATTGCCATCAGAGTATATTCATCGTATTTGGGCTCAATCTGATGTTCTTTTAAATACTTCGCATTTCCAATGAGGATTTTTTTACTCTCCACAATCGCCTCAACACCAAACCCAGGTTTTGCTAAAAATTGTTCGACTTTTAAATTTTTATCTTCGATGTCCATAAGCGCATGTTTAATGGGATGTTCTGAGTTTTTTTCGACCGCTTTGGCCAAAGTCAATAGCTCTTCTTTAGAATAGCGATCACTTTCCATTTTCACATCAACTAGCTTTAGCTCACCCTTAGTCAACGTTCCTGTTTTATCAAACACAATGGTGTCAAGTTTTTTAGCAAGCTCTAAACTCTTTCCCGTTTTGATCAAAACCCCCATGGAAGAAGAGACTTGACTTGCAACCATCACAGCGATAGGCGTCGCAAGTCCAAGAGCGCAGGGACACGCGATAATCAATACAGCCACCAATATTTTAATGGCAAAATATAAAGGAAAACCCGCAAAAAGCCAGATCACAAAGGAAAGTACGCCGATACTCAAAACAATCCAGACAAAATAGAAAGAAATCACATCTGCAAGATCTTGGATAGGAGCACGGAATTTTAATGCATTGGATACGATTTCTATAATTTGAGCAAGTAGCATCTCTTTGCCCACCTTAGTGGCTTTTATCACTAAAGCTCCTTCCTTGTTAAGCGTTCCTGCAAAAACTAAGCTCTTGCTCTCTTTAGAAACAGGTTGGCTTTCTCCTGTCAACATGCTCTCATCGATAAAACTGGTGCCTTCTATCACTTCTCCATCAATAGGAATTTTTTCTCCCGGATGAATACGCAACAGATCACCGACTTGAATCTGTTCAATAGGAATATTGACTTCCTTACCTTGATCTAACTTCGTAGCCGTCTTAGGCTGCAATTGCATCAACTTTTGGACGGCAAATGTGGCTCTTTTTTTCGTCAAAGCTTCAAAATATTTACCCAGATTGATGAAAAAGAGGATAAATCCCGCAGTCTCAAAATAATAAAATTCATTATTTGTAACACCCATATAAAATAGGATTAAAATGATCAAGCTATAGAAGTATGCTGTCGAGGTGCCTAAAAAAATGAGGCTGTCCATATTGGGTTTTAGTCTTAAAAGACTTTTCAAGCCAGATAGCAATAACGTTTTAGAAAAAAAGAAAATACCCGTAGCTAAGACAAACGACAATAGATCAAAATGAGGAAAGACAAACCCAAAATACCCAAAAAGAGTTCCCAATATGAGTGGCACTGCAAGAATGAAAACAATAACACTTGTACGTTTTTGCTTTTTTAGATAAACCTCACTTTCATCAAATGTGGCAAGGTGATACCCCATTTCTTGCAGCTTCTTATCTATAGTCTCTAAAGAAATGAGATCTTTATCATGTTCCAAGTGGATCTCTTCTGTAGAAAAATCCACTTTAATTTTTTGAATACCTTCAATGTTTTTAAAAGCTTTTTCAATCTCCAAAACACAGGAATAGCAATGAAGACCTAAAATTTTAAATGTGCTTTTTTCTATATTCATCTTATACTCATAGATAAACCTTTGGAGGGAAAAATGAAAGACATTCTTCTTATTGTGGGCAATGGCAAACTTGCTACATTTTTTTTACATAGCCATGATATCAAAACTCTTTCTTTTGATCAAAAAGAACTCGTGGATGTCAATAGTACAGTTCTATTGCATTGTGGATCAGGAAGACAACTAGATGAAGCTTTGGATTTTTGTAAATCGTATCAAATGCCTATGATCCAAGCATCCACAAGTGTCAATATCCAAGATATTGAAGTGGATTTCCCCCTCGTAGATGCTCCCAATCTTTCCATTCCTATTTTAAGATTTTTGCAAGAACTCAAACATTTGAGCAAAAGTTTTGCATCATCCAATAAGACAATTAAAGAATCGCACCAATCTACAAAAACCTCGCCTCCAAAAACCGCGTTGATGATAGCTGATATTTTACAAGTCCATGAAGATCAAATCATTTCTGTAAGAGAGCCTATCGTACAAGAAGAAGAATTCAATATTCCCAAAGAATATCTCAATTCACATGCCATTCATGAAATCGAGTTTTTTGAAGAAGATGTCTCAATCACATTTAAGACCCAAGTTTTTGGAAAACGCACCTACATTTTAGGCGCAAAAAAACTCCTTGGCATCATTGACAAT
This sequence is a window from Chlamydiota bacterium. Protein-coding genes within it:
- the ribN gene encoding Riboflavin transporter, which encodes MATHHNIVKAAIFALFGGLFFAILGIMIKMTTREFSSEVVVFFRQFFSLLTLMPLLLLERAQGHTLKTKVFPLYLLRTFVSLSAMYCLFYALKHLTVTDALVLSYTRPLFIPLIIWVWFQKKVKAITWWGLILGFIGVILVLKPQPHHTFNVASIIGLASGLFGGIAFTAVRKLTKTEPPTRIIFYLLILSLPISIIPALSNWQTPTPLIWTYLLVIGILATFYQAFVTLAYKYAHTSKVSSILYSAVIFGAIFDWFFFDQILDFIAIIGVLLICVGSILVVKDKKALIPMDRK
- the copA gene encoding Copper-exporting P-type ATPase A, which gives rise to MNIEKSTFKILGLHCYSCVLEIEKAFKNIEGIQKIKVDFSTEEIHLEHDKDLISLETIDKKLQEMGYHLATFDESEVYLKKQKRTSVIVFILAVPLILGTLFGYFGFVFPHFDLLSFVLATGIFFFSKTLLLSGLKSLLRLKPNMDSLIFLGTSTAYFYSLIILILFYMGVTNNEFYYFETAGFILFFINLGKYFEALTKKRATFAVQKLMQLQPKTATKLDQGKEVNIPIEQIQVGDLLRIHPGEKIPIDGEVIEGTSFIDESMLTGESQPVSKESKSLVFAGTLNKEGALVIKATKVGKEMLLAQIIEIVSNALKFRAPIQDLADVISFYFVWIVLSIGVLSFVIWLFAGFPLYFAIKILVAVLIIACPCALGLATPIAVMVASQVSSSMGVLIKTGKSLELAKKLDTIVFDKTGTLTKGELKLVDVKMESDRYSKEELLTLAKAVEKNSEHPIKHALMDIEDKNLKVEQFLAKPGFGVEAIVESKKILIGNAKYLKEHQIEPKYDEYTLMAIDGTLVCAFVLEDTVREEAKEVVELLKKQKIDVVMLTGDKKKTAQKIADELNIQHVISDVLPQDKAKVIEDLKKGGRVVAMVGDGINDAPALATSDVGIAIGSGNDIALSTGDIILIKNQLKDVDLAIRLSKVTNTKIKQNLFWAFFYNTAGIPLAAGVFYPFLLNPVVASIAMAFSSICVVLNALLIRSKFRS